Below is a window of Alphaproteobacteria bacterium DNA.
GATGCAAAAAGATTATCCACAGGGATATCAAAAAAACCTTGGATTTGGCCTGCATGTAGATCAAGCGTTAAAACACGATCGGCACCTGCAATGGTAATCAAATTTGCAACAAGTTTTGCAGAAATAGGTGTTCTTGGACCTGTCTTACGATCTTGCCTTGCATAGCCGAAATAGGGAATAACTGCCGTGATCCTTTTGGCAGATCCCCGTTTTAAAGCATCTATCGCAATCAAAAGCTCCATCAAATGATCATTTGCTGGATAAGATGTAGATTGGATGATAAAAACATCCTCTCCACGTACATTTTCATGAATTTCAACAAAGATTTCCATATCGGCAAAGCGGCGAATTGTTGCAAGCGTCAGCGGAATATTCAGCTGTTCACTAATTGAACGTGCAAGAGAGAGATTACTATTACAGGAAAGAATTTTCATTTATGATCCAATGGTAAGAAAGAAGCAACAGAGAGATAAAAACATACTAACAGATTGATAGCAAAGAGCCAAGCTTCTGTAAATATATTTTTGAAACGTCTATCGATCCTTTATATCGCCTTCCGTTCAAAATTATGAATCGCATGAATGTGTCTGACTGTACCACTTTTCGACCGCATAATGATGGAATGAGTCTCAGCACCTGTTGGCCAGCGACGTACGCCTTTGAGCATTGATCCATCTGTTACACCCGTTGCTGCAAACATCACATTGCCTTTAGCCAAGTCCAACAATTCATACTTACGATTCAAATCTTGAATACCCCAACGCTCTGCTCTTTTACGCTCATCATCATTGCGGAATAAAAGCCTTCCTTGCATAAAACCACCAACACATCTAAGCGCAGCTGCCGCCAAAACACCCTCAGGTGCACCACCTGTTCCCAAATAAAGATCAACACCAGATAAAGGATTTGTTGTTGCAATCACACCACTCACATCACCATCAGAGATCAGCATAATCCGAGCCCCTGCCTCTCTCACACGCGCAATCAGCTCTTCATGACGCGGGCGATCCAATATGCAAACCAACAGATCATCAACATTTCCTTTTTTGGCCTTAGCAAGGTTTCTAATATTCTCAAGAGGTGTTTGATCCAGATCAACAACACCAGAAGCAATACCAGGACCTACAGCAATTTTATCCATATAAACATCTGGTGCATTTAAAAATCCGCCTTCTTCAGCCATTGCAATGACAGCAAGCGCATTTTGACCACCTTTTGCCGTAATGGTTGTGCCTTCCAGAGGATCAAGAGCAATATCAATCTTTGGACCACGACCTGATCCAACTTTCTCACCAATATAAAGCATAGGCGCTTCATCGCGCTCGCCCTCACCAATAACCACTGTTCCATCAATCTCGAGAGATTGAAGTGTTCTGCGCATTGCATCAACAGCAACTTGATCTGCTTTTTTCTCATCACCACGACC
It encodes the following:
- the glpX gene encoding class II fructose-bisphosphatase, whose translation is MHGVTFSNVLERNLALEAVRVTEAAALSASLEVGRGDEKKADQVAVDAMRRTLQSLEIDGTVVIGEGERDEAPMLYIGEKVGSGRGPKIDIALDPLEGTTITAKGGQNALAVIAMAEEGGFLNAPDVYMDKIAVGPGIASGVVDLDQTPLENIRNLAKAKKGNVDDLLVCILDRPRHEELIARVREAGARIMLISDGDVSGVIATTNPLSGVDLYLGTGGAPEGVLAAAALRCVGGFMQGRLLFRNDDERKRAERWGIQDLNRKYELLDLAKGNVMFAATGVTDGSMLKGVRRWPTGAETHSIIMRSKSGTVRHIHAIHNFERKAI